Proteins encoded within one genomic window of Chitinivibrionia bacterium:
- a CDS encoding flippase-like domain-containing protein, translating into MSKNKIILNIVRIMFIIAPILWLFFAVDYKSVIAELGSVHLVWIFVLFAIIFAHFILQSLRWWILIRPFCDKIKAGEFIILNWKARYYSAMLPTSAGLDVSRAVLLKDRLSMSQIVAISLFFRITGIIMLVLLSVFGFFQFSSHDGVSTAAIIVALMFLALCAIMALSLHQKASDKVLSMLPQKLPQKLRNFIIKGISSILLYQKFPKLIIANMFFSLLTHIVFLFFPIAAIFALSGELKILECLSFIPLIEIISASIPISPNGAGVREGLSILFFDFIGLSPEQAFSYIALSMILYLWMFSGFFVILWEKMRKARNA; encoded by the coding sequence ATGTCAAAAAATAAGATAATACTCAACATTGTCCGCATAATGTTTATAATAGCGCCTATTTTATGGCTGTTTTTTGCAGTCGATTACAAGTCGGTGATAGCGGAACTCGGCTCTGTTCATTTGGTATGGATTTTTGTCCTTTTTGCGATAATTTTCGCACATTTTATTTTACAATCGCTCAGATGGTGGATTTTAATTAGACCTTTTTGCGACAAAATTAAAGCCGGAGAATTCATTATTCTAAACTGGAAAGCGCGCTATTATTCCGCAATGCTCCCAACTTCCGCGGGCTTGGATGTAAGCCGCGCCGTGCTTCTTAAAGACCGCCTTTCGATGTCTCAAATAGTCGCAATTTCCTTATTTTTTCGGATAACGGGAATAATTATGCTTGTTTTGCTCTCGGTTTTCGGATTTTTTCAGTTTTCTTCGCACGACGGCGTATCGACCGCGGCTATAATTGTTGCGCTTATGTTTTTAGCTTTATGCGCGATAATGGCTCTTTCGCTTCACCAAAAAGCGAGCGACAAAGTATTGTCGATGCTGCCGCAAAAACTGCCCCAAAAACTTAGAAATTTCATAATAAAAGGCATTTCGTCAATCTTGCTTTACCAAAAATTTCCAAAACTTATTATTGCGAATATGTTTTTTTCGCTTTTAACGCACATTGTATTTTTATTTTTCCCGATTGCCGCAATTTTTGCGCTCAGCGGCGAATTAAAGATTTTGGAATGTCTTAGTTTTATCCCGCTTATAGAAATAATTTCCGCCTCAATTCCGATTTCGCCCAACGGCGCGGGCGTTCGCGAGGGCTTATCCATACTGTTTTTCGATTTTATAGGACTATCGCCCGAACAAGCGTTTTCGTATATCGCCCTATCAATGATTTTATATCTATGGATGTTTTCCGGCTTTTTTGTAATTTTGTGGGAAAAGATGAGGAAGGCGAGAAACGCATAA
- a CDS encoding ATP-binding protein yields MFEREEKKKIAEYLSYFPVVAILGPRQCGKTTLAKIIAKESGDSIYLDMEKESDYLKLSDPELFFNNNLGKLIIIDEIQIRENLFGEIRSFVDSAQTKTPILILGSASPRLIKQSSQTLAGRIAFCELSPLNCVEMSNIPIQDIWLKGGFPGSITAPNINLSNDWRTFYIKTFIERDLPQLGINLASMQINRLFSLISHSHAEILNFSKLGEIFGVSHTAFRGYIDFLEGAFLIRTLQPFSANTKKRLVKTPKVYLRDSGLFHSLQKINSFNDLLGHTMIGNSWEGFAIEQICSVLSDWNPCFYRTSAGAEIDLLLEKSGKIIAIELKSSTSPKVSKGFWSSIEDLSPTRSFVICPIEDIYPYKDNVFISGIRQFLAEIKK; encoded by the coding sequence ATGTTTGAACGTGAAGAAAAGAAAAAAATAGCAGAGTATCTCTCGTATTTTCCTGTAGTTGCGATACTTGGACCGCGGCAATGCGGCAAAACAACGCTTGCAAAAATAATTGCGAAAGAAAGCGGCGATTCCATATATCTCGATATGGAAAAAGAAAGCGATTATCTCAAATTATCCGACCCCGAACTGTTTTTTAATAATAATCTCGGCAAATTGATAATAATTGATGAAATTCAAATTCGCGAAAATTTATTTGGCGAAATTCGCTCTTTTGTCGATAGCGCGCAGACCAAAACGCCAATACTCATTTTGGGATCGGCGTCGCCGCGGCTTATAAAACAAAGTTCACAAACGCTTGCGGGCAGAATTGCTTTTTGCGAACTTTCGCCGTTGAATTGCGTTGAAATGAGCAATATCCCTATCCAAGATATATGGTTAAAAGGTGGTTTTCCGGGGAGCATTACCGCGCCAAACATAAATTTGAGCAACGATTGGAGAACTTTTTACATAAAAACTTTTATAGAACGAGACTTGCCGCAACTTGGAATAAACCTTGCATCTATGCAAATTAACCGTTTGTTTTCTTTGATTTCGCATTCGCACGCCGAAATACTTAATTTCAGCAAACTTGGCGAAATATTTGGAGTTTCGCATACTGCATTTCGAGGTTATATTGATTTTTTAGAAGGTGCGTTTTTAATAAGAACATTGCAACCATTTTCTGCAAATACAAAGAAACGACTTGTAAAAACGCCGAAAGTTTATCTTCGCGATTCGGGATTATTTCATTCTCTGCAAAAAATCAATTCTTTCAACGATTTGCTCGGGCACACTATGATTGGAAATTCGTGGGAAGGGTTTGCGATAGAGCAAATTTGTTCGGTTTTAAGCGATTGGAATCCGTGTTTTTATAGGACAAGCGCAGGAGCGGAAATAGATTTGCTTCTCGAAAAATCGGGGAAAATTATTGCGATAGAATTAAAATCAAGCACTTCTCCTAAGGTATCCAAGGGTTTTTGGAGCAGTATAGAGGATTTATCACCGACAAGATCTTTTGTTATTTGTCCGATAGAGGATATTTATCCGTATAAAGACAATGTTTTCATTAGCGGAATTCGTCAATTTTTAGCCGAAATAAAGAAATGA
- a CDS encoding undecaprenyl/decaprenyl-phosphate alpha-N-acetylglucosaminyl 1-phosphate transferase codes for MDVFMGVLPSAILFFFFSFVSVYLISSSGLTRFFIDRPDKRKVHSINIPRIGGFCILIGFFMTIIMLLIAKSSVVSFWFSDPVGLSIIIAAVGIFVIGFLDDTTFFEVSALQKLAVQFVIALVVVFGFNLYISDFNFLGQIHNLGIFGPILTVFWIVGVMNAFNIIDGIDGLMGSLTLISLIFATVIFLLVGGDSIKYMIITIPIMAMILAFLKYNYSPATIFAGDTGSLFFGSIAAILSVKVGMLANEGVETLSLFYIVAIPVVEVFISIIRRYASGQAENKRIIDKIKMTMMPDNRHMHHRLVNKGYSHERVLFFLTTLAILFALCSVALTLLESKILKIIVLFYSVFVVLKIIDYLNYGKKIFHLKKGFVSEKYIMIFTNNRYFEGSIISAVGENYFVEKFDTIGEEYKKKNIESFVIYNECDDFIERDISKIYEIREFFNTAVFFISTRENLEKYIHILQNEKNVYSVEHPCDITMLVHNIEKISYFGNISENTTSASRESSSVIDEEGENNASKS; via the coding sequence ATGGATGTTTTTATGGGCGTACTTCCGTCGGCAATTTTGTTTTTCTTCTTTTCTTTTGTTTCTGTTTATCTTATAAGCAGTTCGGGATTAACGCGTTTTTTTATTGACCGTCCCGATAAAAGAAAAGTTCACAGCATAAATATTCCAAGAATTGGCGGATTTTGCATTTTAATCGGGTTTTTTATGACTATAATAATGCTTTTAATTGCTAAAAGCTCGGTTGTTTCGTTTTGGTTTAGCGACCCTGTCGGACTTTCCATAATTATTGCGGCGGTCGGAATTTTTGTCATAGGATTTTTGGATGATACAACATTTTTTGAAGTAAGCGCCTTGCAAAAATTGGCTGTTCAGTTTGTTATTGCGCTTGTTGTGGTCTTTGGTTTTAATCTTTATATAAGCGATTTTAACTTCTTGGGACAAATACATAATTTAGGAATTTTCGGACCTATTTTGACTGTTTTTTGGATAGTCGGCGTAATGAATGCGTTTAATATTATAGACGGAATAGACGGACTTATGGGCAGTTTAACGCTTATAAGTTTAATATTTGCGACCGTGATTTTTCTCCTTGTGGGAGGCGACAGTATTAAATATATGATAATTACAATCCCCATAATGGCTATGATTTTAGCGTTTCTTAAATACAATTATTCGCCTGCTACGATTTTTGCGGGGGATACGGGTTCGCTCTTTTTTGGCTCTATCGCCGCAATTTTGTCGGTAAAAGTGGGAATGCTCGCAAATGAGGGCGTCGAGACATTATCGTTGTTTTATATAGTTGCAATTCCCGTAGTCGAAGTTTTTATTTCAATAATAAGAAGATACGCTTCCGGACAGGCTGAAAACAAGCGGATTATAGACAAAATTAAAATGACAATGATGCCCGATAATCGCCACATGCACCATCGCCTTGTAAATAAGGGATACAGCCACGAAAGAGTGCTGTTTTTCCTTACTACGCTCGCGATTTTATTTGCCTTGTGCAGTGTGGCTTTAACGCTTTTGGAAAGCAAAATCCTTAAAATTATAGTTTTGTTTTATTCGGTTTTTGTAGTTCTGAAAATAATAGATTATCTTAACTACGGAAAGAAAATATTTCATCTGAAAAAGGGCTTTGTTTCCGAAAAATATATAATGATTTTCACAAATAACAGATATTTTGAAGGGTCGATTATTTCGGCTGTTGGCGAAAATTACTTTGTTGAAAAATTTGACACAATAGGGGAAGAATATAAGAAGAAAAATATCGAAAGTTTCGTTATTTACAACGAATGCGATGACTTTATTGAGCGTGATATAAGTAAAATTTACGAAATTCGCGAATTTTTTAATACGGCGGTATTTTTTATATCCACTCGCGAAAATCTTGAAAAATATATTCACATTCTCCAAAACGAGAAAAATGTTTATTCTGTTGAACATCCCTGCGACATTACGATGTTGGTTCATAATATTGAGAAAATTTCGTATTTCGGGAACATAAGTGAAAATACAACAAGTGCAAGCAGAGAAAGCAGTTCCGTAATAGATGAGGAGGGCGAAAATAATGCTTCAAAAAGTTAA
- the floA gene encoding flotillin-like protein FloA (flotillin-like protein involved in membrane lipid rafts), which produces MEGFEQLTLVVGIFLFIMFIVFVGSPFALWFQAIVSSANVGLLNIVFMRFRKVPAKLIVDAMITATKANLQITSDQLEAHYLAGGNVIRVIQALVAASKAGIPLTFERATAIDLAGRNVLEAVQMSVNPKVIETPKVSAVAKDGIQLMALTRVTVRANIDRLVGGAGEETILARVGEGIVSTIGSADSHKQVLENPDSISKRVLQKGLDSGTAYEILSIDIADVDVGKNIGAILETDRAEADKKIAQAKAEERRAMAYAKEQEMLAKVQEMRALVVEKEAEIPSAIANAFRTGNLGIMDYQKIKNIEADTGMRASIAKESTAEKKEIK; this is translated from the coding sequence ATGGAAGGATTTGAACAACTGACATTAGTCGTCGGTATTTTTCTGTTTATAATGTTTATCGTTTTTGTGGGCTCGCCTTTTGCTTTGTGGTTTCAGGCAATTGTCAGCAGTGCGAACGTCGGACTTTTGAACATTGTATTTATGCGATTTCGTAAAGTTCCCGCAAAACTTATCGTTGACGCGATGATTACTGCGACAAAAGCGAATTTGCAGATAACGAGCGACCAATTGGAAGCGCACTATTTGGCTGGCGGAAACGTAATTCGCGTAATTCAGGCGTTGGTTGCGGCAAGTAAAGCGGGCATTCCCCTTACTTTTGAAAGAGCAACCGCTATTGACCTCGCGGGAAGAAACGTTCTTGAAGCAGTTCAGATGAGCGTAAATCCGAAAGTTATCGAAACGCCGAAAGTCAGCGCCGTGGCAAAAGACGGTATTCAGCTTATGGCTTTAACTCGCGTAACTGTTCGCGCAAATATCGACAGACTTGTCGGCGGCGCGGGCGAAGAAACGATTTTGGCGCGCGTGGGAGAGGGAATTGTAAGCACTATCGGCTCTGCGGATTCGCACAAACAAGTTCTCGAAAACCCCGATTCAATATCAAAACGCGTTCTTCAAAAGGGACTTGACAGCGGAACTGCTTACGAAATTTTGTCAATAGACATTGCAGACGTGGACGTCGGTAAAAACATCGGCGCAATTCTGGAAACCGACAGAGCGGAGGCAGACAAAAAAATCGCACAGGCAAAAGCTGAAGAACGTCGCGCAATGGCTTACGCAAAAGAGCAGGAAATGTTGGCGAAAGTCCAAGAAATGCGCGCTTTGGTTGTTGAAAAAGAAGCGGAAATTCCGTCGGCAATAGCGAACGCTTTCAGAACGGGTAATCTTGGAATTATGGATTATCAAAAGATTAAAAACATTGAAGCAGACACAGGTATGCGCGCGTCAATCGCTAAAGAAAGCACTGCCGAAAAGAAAGAAATTAAGTAA
- the dnaN gene encoding DNA polymerase III subunit beta has protein sequence MSFSVNFKAFKDLLQKVSPIVPTRTPYPVLCNLKFTTQGGMLRVYATDMDTSVMASIAIDSQDEAKFVINASKICSWTNSAVSASDDDQDVVIEVSDSNIILIRGKSKSAFACVDVNDYPEFVSFDKNKSYTLPADKLKYLSSKVAPFAATKDPSRNRGALEGINFDCTRDRFTCVATDANRLSVVSFNSALGFDGDVSVIIPPKPLECVAKIVESFGYENIQFSFFENSVSFFADDFELITKLLEGPYPDYKRVIPAEYKKHFSVDRQKIINLLKITASVADKTNNLTKFYLENGELRLHSEDINTNTKSDEFLSIDYNDEPFIIGFNSLFLIDVLSAMDTQNVKFEFVERNIGAVVRPIYAEDEEAKNILFLLMPLRISE, from the coding sequence ATGTCATTTTCGGTAAATTTTAAGGCATTTAAGGACTTACTGCAAAAAGTGTCCCCTATCGTTCCTACAAGAACACCATACCCTGTTTTATGCAACCTTAAATTTACAACTCAGGGCGGAATGCTTAGAGTTTATGCTACAGATATGGATACGTCGGTTATGGCAAGTATTGCAATAGATAGTCAGGATGAAGCAAAATTTGTTATAAATGCAAGTAAAATATGCAGTTGGACTAACAGCGCGGTTTCGGCAAGTGATGACGACCAAGACGTAGTAATTGAGGTCAGCGACAGCAATATAATTTTAATCCGCGGAAAATCCAAGTCCGCTTTTGCCTGCGTTGATGTAAACGATTATCCGGAATTTGTAAGTTTTGATAAAAACAAAAGTTATACGCTTCCTGCGGATAAACTTAAATATTTGTCATCGAAAGTCGCTCCGTTTGCGGCGACAAAAGACCCATCGCGAAATCGTGGCGCTTTAGAAGGTATTAACTTTGATTGCACAAGAGACAGATTTACTTGTGTTGCTACCGACGCAAACAGATTAAGTGTTGTGTCTTTTAATTCAGCGCTCGGATTTGACGGTGATGTTTCCGTTATTATTCCTCCTAAGCCGTTGGAATGCGTTGCAAAAATAGTGGAAAGTTTCGGATACGAAAATATTCAGTTCTCATTTTTTGAAAACAGTGTTTCGTTTTTTGCCGATGATTTTGAATTGATAACGAAATTACTCGAAGGACCTTATCCTGATTACAAAAGAGTAATTCCTGCGGAATATAAAAAGCATTTTTCGGTTGACAGACAAAAAATCATTAACCTTCTTAAAATTACTGCAAGTGTTGCCGATAAAACAAATAATTTAACGAAGTTTTACCTCGAAAACGGTGAATTGCGACTTCATTCCGAAGACATAAACACAAACACTAAGAGCGACGAATTTTTAAGCATAGATTACAATGATGAGCCGTTTATAATCGGCTTTAATTCGCTGTTTTTAATTGATGTTCTCTCGGCAATGGATACTCAAAATGTTAAATTTGAGTTTGTTGAGAGAAATATCGGCGCTGTAGTAAGACCGATTTATGCCGAAGACGAAGAAGCAAAAAATATTCTGTTTTTGTTAATGCCTCTCAGAATTAGCGAATAA
- a CDS encoding DUF721 domain-containing protein has translation MQKIEIKRKENLENKRIDKFIPALLKKYEKGASERTVDISEIYADAVGAEISAKTSVVKFRDGKLTVKISDPILKVEFKFMEEEIKKSINSRKNTKVLVEKIIFK, from the coding sequence TTGCAAAAAATAGAAATTAAACGAAAAGAAAATCTTGAAAATAAAAGAATTGACAAGTTCATTCCCGCGCTCCTTAAAAAATATGAAAAAGGTGCTTCTGAAAGAACTGTCGATATTTCTGAAATTTATGCCGATGCGGTTGGTGCGGAAATTAGCGCAAAGACGTCTGTTGTTAAGTTTAGAGATGGTAAATTAACGGTGAAAATTTCCGATCCGATATTAAAAGTAGAATTCAAATTTATGGAGGAAGAAATCAAAAAATCGATAAATTCAAGAAAAAACACAAAAGTACTCGTGGAAAAAATTATTTTCAAATAA
- the rimO gene encoding 30S ribosomal protein S12 methylthiotransferase RimO — MKKLHLCNLGCSKNFVDGDTIAGFLVKNGFELTENSAEANAIIVNTCSFIEQATKEAIDAILEHIGQKSENAKLIVSGCFSQRYKEKVAADFPEVDLWLSTDNWQEELQNFYDLQKINVDFSRILSEPIHSQYLKIADGCSHKCSFCVIPSIKGDFRSEPTDKILKEALWLQEKGVKELILVAQDSSFYGRDIGTNIVNLLKMLIDKTNFRWIRLMYLYPSFVSDEFLDFIAQNPRILPYFDIPLQHISDDILKSMGRRPLSAGLYKLVEKIREKVEGATLRTSFIIGYPNEKPKDFNELCEFVEWAKFDKMGVFPYSAEEGTKAANFPKQVGTKTVQKRVNTIMEIQREISAQSQENKVGQIIEVIVDRISDFEEYNFECRSISDAPEVDGRVFLIDGDADAGDFLEVEVIECDDYDLIAKFVRKL, encoded by the coding sequence ATGAAAAAACTACACTTATGCAACTTGGGCTGTTCCAAAAACTTTGTTGACGGCGATACCATTGCGGGATTTCTGGTAAAAAACGGTTTCGAACTCACTGAAAATTCGGCGGAAGCAAACGCGATAATCGTGAACACTTGCTCATTCATAGAACAAGCGACCAAAGAAGCTATCGACGCTATTTTGGAGCATATCGGACAAAAAAGCGAGAACGCAAAACTCATAGTTTCGGGCTGTTTTTCGCAAAGATACAAAGAAAAAGTCGCCGCGGATTTTCCCGAGGTCGATTTATGGCTTTCCACCGATAATTGGCAGGAAGAACTGCAAAATTTTTACGATTTGCAAAAAATAAACGTCGATTTTTCGCGAATTTTGTCCGAGCCTATCCACAGCCAATACTTAAAAATTGCCGACGGTTGCTCGCACAAATGTTCTTTTTGCGTAATTCCGAGCATTAAAGGCGATTTTAGGAGCGAGCCGACGGATAAAATATTGAAAGAGGCGCTCTGGCTTCAGGAAAAAGGCGTAAAAGAGCTTATTTTGGTTGCTCAAGACAGTTCTTTTTACGGCAGAGACATAGGCACAAACATAGTTAACTTACTGAAAATGCTTATAGATAAGACGAATTTTCGTTGGATACGACTTATGTATTTATATCCGAGTTTTGTGAGCGACGAATTTTTGGATTTTATCGCTCAAAACCCGCGAATTTTACCTTATTTCGACATTCCTTTGCAACATATAAGCGACGATATTCTTAAATCGATGGGAAGAAGACCTTTGTCGGCGGGCTTATACAAACTTGTGGAAAAAATCCGCGAAAAAGTTGAAGGCGCCACGTTAAGAACTTCGTTTATCATCGGCTATCCCAACGAAAAGCCCAAAGATTTTAACGAACTATGCGAGTTTGTAGAATGGGCGAAATTCGACAAAATGGGCGTTTTCCCGTATTCGGCGGAAGAGGGCACAAAAGCGGCGAATTTTCCCAAACAAGTGGGAACAAAAACCGTGCAAAAGCGCGTGAATACAATTATGGAAATCCAACGAGAAATCAGCGCGCAGTCGCAAGAAAACAAGGTCGGACAAATCATAGAAGTCATCGTTGACAGAATAAGCGATTTTGAAGAATACAACTTTGAATGCCGAAGCATTTCCGACGCCCCCGAAGTTGACGGGCGGGTGTTTTTAATCGACGGCGACGCCGACGCGGGCGATTTTTTAGAAGTGGAAGTTATTGAGTGCGACGATTATGATTTGATTGCGAAGTTTGTGAGGAAGTTGTGA
- the recF gene encoding DNA replication and repair protein RecF (All proteins in this family for which functions are known are DNA-binding proteins that assist the filamentation of RecA onto DNA for the initiation of recombination or recombinational repair.), protein MLLDNIQLINFRSYRDLSVELPKEGCLFLGENGSGKTNFFEAIGVCITGKSVRSATLREMVFIEEREASVSANFTDFNSEKIIQSVGFSKNNDTCISKNGVKHKTFSSLYGRNGFVYFGVDDVKTVRGIPQEKRQFIDMTISQTNSEYLHNIIEYRNLVRQRNFVISTNFDNNLIDIYDEQISNVAIKIINERKQFFTQISPYVREVYNNISSGDLEIDLQYLPCVNCETEDEYYAIQKQNLAKDRELKYTSAGIHRDNFEFRLPLATVASHTKLMNFGSQGQCKSAAIALKVAAVEYLSKENKKIIIVIDDAFSDLDISRKQKFFEILNKNGQIFIAIHSWKELDYYPLENYFEVKHGGMKSCKK, encoded by the coding sequence ATGCTTTTAGATAATATTCAACTGATAAATTTCCGTTCTTACAGAGATTTATCGGTTGAATTGCCTAAAGAAGGCTGTCTTTTTTTAGGTGAAAACGGCAGTGGAAAAACCAATTTTTTTGAAGCAATCGGCGTTTGTATAACAGGAAAATCCGTCAGAAGTGCAACATTAAGAGAAATGGTTTTTATAGAAGAACGCGAAGCAAGCGTTTCGGCAAATTTTACGGATTTTAACAGCGAAAAAATCATCCAATCAGTCGGATTTTCAAAGAATAACGATACGTGTATTTCAAAAAACGGTGTAAAACATAAGACGTTTTCTTCGCTTTACGGAAGAAACGGTTTTGTGTATTTTGGCGTTGACGACGTTAAAACAGTAAGGGGTATTCCGCAAGAAAAACGACAATTCATAGATATGACAATAAGTCAAACAAACAGCGAATATTTGCACAATATAATAGAATACAGAAATCTTGTTCGGCAAAGAAATTTTGTAATAAGCACGAATTTTGACAATAATTTAATAGATATTTACGATGAGCAGATTAGTAATGTCGCAATAAAAATTATAAATGAGCGAAAACAATTTTTTACACAGATAAGTCCTTATGTAAGAGAAGTTTATAATAATATTTCAAGTGGAGATTTGGAGATAGATTTGCAATATTTACCTTGTGTAAATTGTGAAACAGAAGACGAATATTATGCAATCCAAAAGCAAAATCTTGCAAAAGACAGAGAATTGAAATATACAAGCGCAGGAATTCACAGAGATAATTTTGAATTTCGTCTGCCTCTGGCGACGGTCGCCTCTCATACAAAGTTAATGAATTTCGGCTCGCAGGGACAATGTAAATCCGCGGCGATTGCACTAAAAGTTGCGGCTGTAGAATATTTATCAAAAGAAAACAAAAAAATTATAATTGTAATAGACGACGCTTTTTCGGACTTGGATATTTCGCGAAAACAGAAATTTTTTGAAATACTTAACAAAAACGGACAAATTTTCATAGCAATTCACAGTTGGAAAGAATTAGATTATTATCCGTTGGAGAATTATTTTGAAGTAAAACACGGAGGTATGAAATCTTGCAAAAAATAG
- a CDS encoding cysteine desulfurase: MIYLDFAATTKPSPEALNIFNEVNEKFWANPDSMHDFGIKAEAVLTHARKNILESFNAEDEYNLIFTSSATESNNLVLKNFANLQKQIISSNIEHASVLEPLLFLQQKQKLNVEFLPVNQYGVISLEDFEKKIGQTTVASIMHVNNEIGSVNDVFEMAKIIKRKNKQTLFHSDFSQSVGKLPVSLKNSNIDFVSFSGHKIECVKGIGALIFKKNITINPQLHGGNQEFGFRASTSNTAAAAALAKSVKIAVKLQKERYEKVQKLQKILLDNLSQIPAIQINTPANEEKPFASSPFIVNFSVPKQKSETILRALSLKEIYISTVSACSAKKAKESYVVKALFNDKHRAASSMRVSLSAETTETEILTFIEELKKILDNL, translated from the coding sequence ATGATTTACCTTGATTTTGCCGCCACAACCAAACCAAGTCCGGAAGCGCTGAATATTTTCAACGAAGTAAATGAAAAATTCTGGGCAAATCCCGATTCAATGCACGATTTCGGAATAAAAGCCGAAGCGGTTTTAACACACGCAAGAAAAAATATTCTCGAAAGTTTTAATGCAGAAGACGAATACAATTTAATTTTTACGTCTTCGGCAACCGAAAGCAATAATTTGGTGCTCAAAAATTTTGCAAACTTACAAAAACAAATTATCTCGTCAAATATAGAGCACGCATCTGTTCTTGAGCCCTTACTTTTTCTGCAACAAAAACAGAAACTTAATGTAGAATTTTTACCTGTAAATCAATACGGTGTCATTTCTCTTGAAGATTTTGAAAAAAAAATAGGGCAGACGACCGTCGCCTCAATTATGCACGTAAACAACGAAATCGGCTCAGTTAACGATGTTTTTGAGATGGCGAAAATCATCAAACGAAAAAATAAACAAACTCTCTTTCACAGCGATTTTTCACAAAGCGTCGGAAAACTTCCCGTTTCATTAAAAAACAGCAATATTGATTTTGTTTCGTTTTCGGGACATAAAATAGAATGCGTCAAGGGTATCGGCGCGCTGATTTTCAAAAAAAACATTACAATAAACCCGCAACTCCACGGCGGAAATCAAGAATTCGGTTTTCGTGCTTCAACATCGAATACCGCGGCGGCGGCGGCACTTGCAAAATCAGTAAAAATCGCCGTAAAACTGCAAAAAGAACGATATGAAAAAGTGCAAAAACTGCAAAAAATTCTACTCGATAATCTTTCGCAAATCCCTGCAATTCAAATAAATACGCCTGCAAACGAGGAAAAACCGTTCGCGTCATCGCCGTTTATAGTAAATTTCAGTGTGCCCAAGCAAAAATCCGAAACTATCCTTCGCGCGCTATCTCTTAAGGAAATTTATATATCAACGGTTTCTGCCTGCTCGGCAAAAAAAGCAAAAGAAAGTTATGTGGTAAAAGCGCTGTTCAACGACAAACATCGCGCCGCTTCAAGTATGCGGGTAAGTTTATCGGCAGAGACAACAGAAACCGAAATTTTGACTTTTATTGAAGAATTAAAAAAAATTCTTGATAATTTGTAA